In Rhea pennata isolate bPtePen1 chromosome 35 unlocalized genomic scaffold, bPtePen1.pri SUPER_35_unloc_3, whole genome shotgun sequence, a single window of DNA contains:
- the LOC134154132 gene encoding E3 ubiquitin-protein ligase synoviolin-like isoform X8, which yields MFRTAVMMASSLALTTAVVAHAYYLKHQFYPTVVYLTKSSPSMAVLYIQAFVLVFLLGKFMGKVFFGQLRAAEMEHLLERSWYAVTETCLAFTVFRDDFSPRFVALFTLLLFLKCFHWLAEDRVDFMERSPNISWLFHFRIVSLMFLLGVLDFLFVSHAYHSILTRGASVQLVFGFEYAILLTMVLTVFIKYVLHSVDLQNENPWDSKAVYMLYTELFTGFIKVLLYMAFMTIMIKVHTFPLFAIRPMYLAMRQFKKAVTDAIMSRRAIRNMNTLYPDATAEELQAVDNVCIICREEMVTGAKRLPCNHIFHTSCLRSWFQRQQTCPTCRMDVLRASLPAQPPAPPEQPEPAQQPPPQTPQVPQPPNFPQGILPPFPPGMFPFWPPVGPFPPVPGVQPANGAENAGAASSAASAGAARAGDAAATSEAAPAGTVPGLPFPPPWMGMPWPPLFGFPPMPVPPAGFAGLTEEELRAMEGHDRQNLEARLQCLQNIHTLLDAAMLQINQYLTVLATIGSPRPAPPQPPAAASSSSSRDAPAAEPTPLRAPDAASAPAAAAAPEPDSTASNAPVAEPLPPAPAETGGDADPDLPPLPPSSPPPPLPPPRGCNGATSPGPEDEPPAAPEDEPPAPREHEPPPPLPPAEPAPSDPPDFERFWRAARDNPHDFTAWTELLQYVEQENHIFAARKAFDAFFAHYPYCYGYWKKYADMERRFDFAKETEEIQAPEAFRGVTCRLPSPLSAVGDGQPEAFGGVLRHSWPCFVRERGVRARAAVHPPQHGPVDPLRLLPPVHPGHEPPRVHPEDPRRFRVGCGGCRHGFPLRQALGALRGVGAGAGRPPGHHRHLRPGALHAHPALQPPLGKVQGTRDAEPPQGHPLPRRTALGPIQAGYRNGAETAGAGRGGGSAGRGPASRRGDEAGRRRRRRGGFRPEDPRAGDLHAAADLHPERGGSQQTLEFRGRDQEAVLPREAAGTSPAQKLARLPGLRDGRRVARAHHRPLRALRHRLRPLRGVLGQGTWRTTPWRGLGASSSEPAATTCLGSPISTSCGRLSRRSKGTWRKRAASCAASRRWCRAWPWCGCAA from the exons ATGTTCCGCACGGCGGTGATGATGGCCTCGAGCCTGGCGCTGACGACGGCCGTCGTGGCCCACGCCTACTATCTGAAGCACCAGTTCTACCCCACCGTGGTTTATCTCACCAAATCCAGCCCCAGCATGGCC gTTCTCTACATCCAGGCTTTCGTGCTGGTTTTTCTTCTGGGCAAATTTATGGGCAAGGTGTTTTTCGGGCAGCTGCGAGCGGCCGAAATGGAG CACCTGCTCGAGCGGTCGTGGTACGCCGTCACCGAGACCTGCCTGGCTTTCACCGTCTTCAGGGACGACTTCAGCCCCCGCTTCGTGGCCCTCTtcaccctcctcctcttcctcaagTGTTTCCACTGGCTGGCCGAGGACCGGGTGGACTTT ATGGAGCGGAGCCCGAACATCTCCTGGCTCTTCCACTTCCGCATCGTCT cGCTCATGTTCCTCCTGGGCGTTCTGGATTTCCTCTTCGTCAGCCACGCTTACCACAGCATCCTCACGCGCGGAGCCTCGGTCCAGCTCGTGTTCGGCTTCGAG TACGCCATCCTCCTGACCATGGTGCTGACCGTCTTCATCAAGTACGTGCTGCACTCCGTCGACCTGCAGAACGAGAACCCCTGGGACAGCAAAGCCGTCTACATGCTCTACACGGAGCTCTTCACGG GCTTCATCAAAGTCCTGCTCTACATGGCCTTCATGACCATCATGATCAAAGTTCACACCTTCCCGCTCTTCGCCATCCGCCCCATGTACCTGGCGATGAG GCAGTTTAAGAAAGCGGTGACGGACGCTATCATGTCGCGCCGGGCCATTCGCAACATGAACACGCT CTACCCCGACGCCAccgcggaggagctgcaggcCGTGGACAACGTCTGCATCATCTGCCGCGAGGAGATGGTGACGGGCGCCAAGCGTTTGCCCTGCAACCACATTTTCCACACCAG ctGCCTGCGGTCGTGGTTCCAGCGCCAGCAGACGTGTCCCACCTGCCGCATGGACGTGCTACGCGCTTCCCTCCCGgcgcagccgccggcgccgcccgaGCAGCCCGAACCGGcccagcagccgccgccgcagaCCCCGCAGGTTCCCCAGCCGCCCAACT TTCCCCAAGGAATCCTGCCCCCTTTTCCTCCGGGGATGTTTCCCTTCTGGCCGCCGGTGGGTCCCTTCCCTCCGGTCCCCGGGGTGCAGCCGGCCAACGGCGCCGAAAACGCCGGAGCCGCCTCGAGCGCGGCTTCAG CCGGCGCCGCGAGGGCCGGGGACGCCGCGGCGACGTCGGAAGCCGCTCCGGCGGGAACGGTGCCCGGGCTTCCCTTCCCGCCGCCCTGGATGGGAATGCCGTGGCCGCCGCTGTTCG gTTTTCCTCCCATGCCGGTGCCGCCGGCCGGCTTCGCGGGGCTGACGGAGGAGGAGCTGCGGGCCATGGAGGGCCACGACCGGCAGAACCTGGAAGCCAGGCTGCAGTGTCTGCAGAACATCCACACGCTCCTGGACGCCGCCATGCTGCAGATCAACCAGTACCTGACGGTCCTGGCGACCATCGG GTCTCctcgccccgctccgccccaaccccctgccgccgcctcctcctcctcgagCCGGGACGCCCCGGCCGCGGAGCCGACCCCGCTCCGCGCGCCGGACGCCGCCTCGGcgcctgctgccgccgccgccccagaGCCCGACTCGACGGCTTCCAACG CCCCCGTGGCCGAACCGctgcccccggcgcccgccgagACGGGGGGAGACGCCGACCCCGacctgccgccgctgccgccgtcgtcgccgccgccgccgctgccgccgccgcggggctgcaaCGGGGCGACGTCCCCCGGCCCCGAGGAcgagccgccggccgcccccgagGACgagccgccggccccccgggagcacgagccgccgccgccgctgccccccgccgaGCCCGCCCCCTCCGACCCGCCCGACTTCGAGCGCTTCTGGCGGGCGGCTCGCGACAACCCCCACGACTTCACCGCCTGGACCGAGCTCCTGCAGTACGTGGAGCAGGAG AACCACATCTTCGCCGCCCGCAAGGCTTTCGACGCCTTCTTCGCCCACTACCCCTACTGCTACGGCTACTGGAAGAAGTACGCGGACATGGAGCGCCGCTTCGACTTCGCCAAGGAGACCGAGGAG ATCCAGGCGCCCGAGGCGTTTCGGGGCGTTACGTGCCGTTTGCCGTCCCCGCTCTCCGCCGTGGGAGATGGACAGCCCGAGGCGTTTGGGGGCGTTTTGCGCCATTCCTGGCCTTGCTTTGTGAGGGAGCGAG GTGTTCGAGCGCGGGCTGCAGTCCATCCCCCTCAGCATGGACCTGTGGATCCACTACGTCTCCTACCTCCAGTCCACCCTGGACATGAACCTCCCCGAGTCCATCCAGAAGATCCGCGG CGTTTTCGAGTCGGCTGTGGCGGCTGCCGGCATGGATTTCCGCTCCGACAAGCTCTGGGAGCTCTACGTGGAGTGGGAGCGGGAGCAGGGCGACCTCCGGGCCATCACCGGCATCTACGACCGGGTGCTCTCCATGCCCACCCAGCTCTACAACCACCACTGGGAAAA GTTCAAGGAACACGTGATGCAGAACCCCCCCAAGGACATCCTCTCCCCCGAAGAACTGCTCTGGGTCCAATCCAAGCTGGCTACCGAAACGGTGCCGAAACCGCCGGAGCCGGAAGAGGCGGAGGCTCCGCCGGGAGAGGACCTGCCTCCCGGCGTGGAGACGAAGCCGGACGGCGGCGACGACGCCGAG GAGGATTTAGACCAGAAGATCCGCGAGCTGGTGATCTCCATGCGGCAGCAGATTTACACCCAGAACGAGGCGGAAGTCAGCAAACGCTGGAATTTCGAGGAAGGG ATCAAGAGGCCGTACTTCCACGTGAAGCCGCTGGAACGAGCCCAGCTCAAAAACTGGCGCGACTACCTGGACTACGAGATGGCCGCCGGGTCGCACGAGCGCACCATCGTCCTCTTCGAGCGCTGCGTCATCGCCTGCGCCCTCTACGAGGAGTTTTGGGTCAAG GTACCTGGAGAACCACACCGTGGCGGGGGCTAGGAGCGTCTTCCAGCGAGCCTGCGGCTACCACCTGCCTCGGAAGCCCAATATCCACCTCCTGTGGGCGGCTTTCGAGGAGAAGCAAG GGAACCTGGAGGAAGCGCGCCGCATCCTGCGCTGCTTCGAGGAGGTGGTGCCGGGCCTGGCCATGGTGCGGCTGCGCCGCGTGA
- the LOC134154132 gene encoding E3 ubiquitin-protein ligase synoviolin-like isoform X10, with protein MFRTAVMMASSLALTTAVVAHAYYLKHQFYPTVVYLTKSSPSMAVLYIQAFVLVFLLGKFMGKVFFGQLRAAEMEHLLERSWYAVTETCLAFTVFRDDFSPRFVALFTLLLFLKCFHWLAEDRVDFMERSPNISWLFHFRIVSLMFLLGVLDFLFVSHAYHSILTRGASVQLVFGFEYAILLTMVLTVFIKYVLHSVDLQNENPWDSKAVYMLYTELFTGFIKVLLYMAFMTIMIKVHTFPLFAIRPMYLAMRQFKKAVTDAIMSRRAIRNMNTLYPDATAEELQAVDNVCIICREEMVTGAKRLPCNHIFHTSCLRSWFQRQQTCPTCRMDVLRASLPAQPPAPPEQPEPAQQPPPQTPQVPQPPNFPQGILPPFPPGMFPFWPPVGPFPPVPGVQPANGAENAGAASSAASAGAARAGDAAATSEAAPAGTVPGLPFPPPWMGMPWPPLFGFPPMPVPPAGFAGLTEEELRAMEGHDRQNLEARLQCLQNIHTLLDAAMLQINQYLTVLATIGSPRPAPPQPPAAASSSSSRDAPAAEPTPLRAPDAASAPAAAAAPEPDSTASNAPVAEPLPPAPAETGGDADPDLPPLPPSSPPPPLPPPRGCNGATSPGPEDEPPAAPEDEPPAPREHEPPPPLPPAEPAPSDPPDFERFWRAARDNPHDFTAWTELLQYVEQENHIFAARKAFDAFFAHYPYCYGYWKKYADMERRFDFAKETEEVFERGLQSIPLSMDLWIHYVSYLQSTLDMNLPESIQKIRGVFESAVAAAGMDFRSDKLWELYVEWEREQGDLRAITGIYDRVLSMPTQLYNHHWEKFKEHVMQNPPKDILSPEELLWVQSKLATETVPKPPEPEEAEAPPGEDLPPGVETKPDGGDDAEEDLDQKIRELVISMRQQIYTQNEAEVSKRWNFEEGIKRPYFHVKPLERAQLKNWRDYLDYEMAAGSHERTIVLFERCVIACALYEEFWVKRVQEIQKRGVLTPFLTTPGTWRTTPWRGLGASSSEPAATTCLGSPISTSCGRLSRRSKGTWRKRAASCAASRRWCRAWPWCGCAA; from the exons ATGTTCCGCACGGCGGTGATGATGGCCTCGAGCCTGGCGCTGACGACGGCCGTCGTGGCCCACGCCTACTATCTGAAGCACCAGTTCTACCCCACCGTGGTTTATCTCACCAAATCCAGCCCCAGCATGGCC gTTCTCTACATCCAGGCTTTCGTGCTGGTTTTTCTTCTGGGCAAATTTATGGGCAAGGTGTTTTTCGGGCAGCTGCGAGCGGCCGAAATGGAG CACCTGCTCGAGCGGTCGTGGTACGCCGTCACCGAGACCTGCCTGGCTTTCACCGTCTTCAGGGACGACTTCAGCCCCCGCTTCGTGGCCCTCTtcaccctcctcctcttcctcaagTGTTTCCACTGGCTGGCCGAGGACCGGGTGGACTTT ATGGAGCGGAGCCCGAACATCTCCTGGCTCTTCCACTTCCGCATCGTCT cGCTCATGTTCCTCCTGGGCGTTCTGGATTTCCTCTTCGTCAGCCACGCTTACCACAGCATCCTCACGCGCGGAGCCTCGGTCCAGCTCGTGTTCGGCTTCGAG TACGCCATCCTCCTGACCATGGTGCTGACCGTCTTCATCAAGTACGTGCTGCACTCCGTCGACCTGCAGAACGAGAACCCCTGGGACAGCAAAGCCGTCTACATGCTCTACACGGAGCTCTTCACGG GCTTCATCAAAGTCCTGCTCTACATGGCCTTCATGACCATCATGATCAAAGTTCACACCTTCCCGCTCTTCGCCATCCGCCCCATGTACCTGGCGATGAG GCAGTTTAAGAAAGCGGTGACGGACGCTATCATGTCGCGCCGGGCCATTCGCAACATGAACACGCT CTACCCCGACGCCAccgcggaggagctgcaggcCGTGGACAACGTCTGCATCATCTGCCGCGAGGAGATGGTGACGGGCGCCAAGCGTTTGCCCTGCAACCACATTTTCCACACCAG ctGCCTGCGGTCGTGGTTCCAGCGCCAGCAGACGTGTCCCACCTGCCGCATGGACGTGCTACGCGCTTCCCTCCCGgcgcagccgccggcgccgcccgaGCAGCCCGAACCGGcccagcagccgccgccgcagaCCCCGCAGGTTCCCCAGCCGCCCAACT TTCCCCAAGGAATCCTGCCCCCTTTTCCTCCGGGGATGTTTCCCTTCTGGCCGCCGGTGGGTCCCTTCCCTCCGGTCCCCGGGGTGCAGCCGGCCAACGGCGCCGAAAACGCCGGAGCCGCCTCGAGCGCGGCTTCAG CCGGCGCCGCGAGGGCCGGGGACGCCGCGGCGACGTCGGAAGCCGCTCCGGCGGGAACGGTGCCCGGGCTTCCCTTCCCGCCGCCCTGGATGGGAATGCCGTGGCCGCCGCTGTTCG gTTTTCCTCCCATGCCGGTGCCGCCGGCCGGCTTCGCGGGGCTGACGGAGGAGGAGCTGCGGGCCATGGAGGGCCACGACCGGCAGAACCTGGAAGCCAGGCTGCAGTGTCTGCAGAACATCCACACGCTCCTGGACGCCGCCATGCTGCAGATCAACCAGTACCTGACGGTCCTGGCGACCATCGG GTCTCctcgccccgctccgccccaaccccctgccgccgcctcctcctcctcgagCCGGGACGCCCCGGCCGCGGAGCCGACCCCGCTCCGCGCGCCGGACGCCGCCTCGGcgcctgctgccgccgccgccccagaGCCCGACTCGACGGCTTCCAACG CCCCCGTGGCCGAACCGctgcccccggcgcccgccgagACGGGGGGAGACGCCGACCCCGacctgccgccgctgccgccgtcgtcgccgccgccgccgctgccgccgccgcggggctgcaaCGGGGCGACGTCCCCCGGCCCCGAGGAcgagccgccggccgcccccgagGACgagccgccggccccccgggagcacgagccgccgccgccgctgccccccgccgaGCCCGCCCCCTCCGACCCGCCCGACTTCGAGCGCTTCTGGCGGGCGGCTCGCGACAACCCCCACGACTTCACCGCCTGGACCGAGCTCCTGCAGTACGTGGAGCAGGAG AACCACATCTTCGCCGCCCGCAAGGCTTTCGACGCCTTCTTCGCCCACTACCCCTACTGCTACGGCTACTGGAAGAAGTACGCGGACATGGAGCGCCGCTTCGACTTCGCCAAGGAGACCGAGGAG GTGTTCGAGCGCGGGCTGCAGTCCATCCCCCTCAGCATGGACCTGTGGATCCACTACGTCTCCTACCTCCAGTCCACCCTGGACATGAACCTCCCCGAGTCCATCCAGAAGATCCGCGG CGTTTTCGAGTCGGCTGTGGCGGCTGCCGGCATGGATTTCCGCTCCGACAAGCTCTGGGAGCTCTACGTGGAGTGGGAGCGGGAGCAGGGCGACCTCCGGGCCATCACCGGCATCTACGACCGGGTGCTCTCCATGCCCACCCAGCTCTACAACCACCACTGGGAAAA GTTCAAGGAACACGTGATGCAGAACCCCCCCAAGGACATCCTCTCCCCCGAAGAACTGCTCTGGGTCCAATCCAAGCTGGCTACCGAAACGGTGCCGAAACCGCCGGAGCCGGAAGAGGCGGAGGCTCCGCCGGGAGAGGACCTGCCTCCCGGCGTGGAGACGAAGCCGGACGGCGGCGACGACGCCGAG GAGGATTTAGACCAGAAGATCCGCGAGCTGGTGATCTCCATGCGGCAGCAGATTTACACCCAGAACGAGGCGGAAGTCAGCAAACGCTGGAATTTCGAGGAAGGG ATCAAGAGGCCGTACTTCCACGTGAAGCCGCTGGAACGAGCCCAGCTCAAAAACTGGCGCGACTACCTGGACTACGAGATGGCCGCCGGGTCGCACGAGCGCACCATCGTCCTCTTCGAGCGCTGCGTCATCGCCTGCGCCCTCTACGAGGAGTTTTGGGTCAAG AGGGTGCAGGAAATTCAGAAGAGAGGTGTGTTAACCCCCTTTTTAAC TACACCAGGTACCTGGAGAACCACACCGTGGCGGGGGCTAGGAGCGTCTTCCAGCGAGCCTGCGGCTACCACCTGCCTCGGAAGCCCAATATCCACCTCCTGTGGGCGGCTTTCGAGGAGAAGCAAG GGAACCTGGAGGAAGCGCGCCGCATCCTGCGCTGCTTCGAGGAGGTGGTGCCGGGCCTGGCCATGGTGCGGCTGCGCCGCGTGA
- the LOC134154132 gene encoding E3 ubiquitin-protein ligase synoviolin-like isoform X7 translates to MFRTAVMMASSLALTTAVVAHAYYLKHQFYPTVVYLTKSSPSMAVLYIQAFVLVFLLGKFMGKVFFGQLRAAEMEHLLERSWYAVTETCLAFTVFRDDFSPRFVALFTLLLFLKCFHWLAEDRVDFMERSPNISWLFHFRIVSLMFLLGVLDFLFVSHAYHSILTRGASVQLVFGFEYAILLTMVLTVFIKYVLHSVDLQNENPWDSKAVYMLYTELFTGFIKVLLYMAFMTIMIKVHTFPLFAIRPMYLAMRQFKKAVTDAIMSRRAIRNMNTLYPDATAEELQAVDNVCIICREEMVTGAKRLPCNHIFHTSCLRSWFQRQQTCPTCRMDVLRASLPAQPPAPPEQPEPAQQPPPQTPQVPQPPNFPQGILPPFPPGMFPFWPPVGPFPPVPGVQPANGAENAGAASSAASAGAARAGDAAATSEAAPAGTVPGLPFPPPWMGMPWPPLFGFPPMPVPPAGFAGLTEEELRAMEGHDRQNLEARLQCLQNIHTLLDAAMLQINQYLTVLATIGSPRPAPPQPPAAASSSSSRDAPAAEPTPLRAPDAASAPAAAAAPEPDSTASNAPVAEPLPPAPAETGGDADPDLPPLPPSSPPPPLPPPRGCNGATSPGPEDEPPAAPEDEPPAPREHEPPPPLPPAEPAPSDPPDFERFWRAARDNPHDFTAWTELLQYVEQENHIFAARKAFDAFFAHYPYCYGYWKKYADMERRFDFAKETEEIQAPEAFRGVTCRLPSPLSAVGDGQPEAFGGVLRHSWPCFVRERGVRARAAVHPPQHGPVDPLRLLPPVHPGHEPPRVHPEDPRRFRVGCGGCRHGFPLRQALGALRGVGAGAGRPPGHHRHLRPGALHAHPALQPPLGKVQGTRDAEPPQGHPLPRRTALGPIQAGYRNGAETAGAGRGGGSAGRGPASRRGDEAGRRRRRRGGFRPEDPRAGDLHAAADLHPERGGSQQTLEFRGRDQEAVLPREAAGTSPAQKLARLPGLRDGRRVARAHHRPLRALRHRLRPLRGVLGQEGAGNSEESTPGTWRTTPWRGLGASSSEPAATTCLGSPISTSCGRLSRRSKGTWRKRAASCAASRRWCRAWPWCGCAA, encoded by the exons ATGTTCCGCACGGCGGTGATGATGGCCTCGAGCCTGGCGCTGACGACGGCCGTCGTGGCCCACGCCTACTATCTGAAGCACCAGTTCTACCCCACCGTGGTTTATCTCACCAAATCCAGCCCCAGCATGGCC gTTCTCTACATCCAGGCTTTCGTGCTGGTTTTTCTTCTGGGCAAATTTATGGGCAAGGTGTTTTTCGGGCAGCTGCGAGCGGCCGAAATGGAG CACCTGCTCGAGCGGTCGTGGTACGCCGTCACCGAGACCTGCCTGGCTTTCACCGTCTTCAGGGACGACTTCAGCCCCCGCTTCGTGGCCCTCTtcaccctcctcctcttcctcaagTGTTTCCACTGGCTGGCCGAGGACCGGGTGGACTTT ATGGAGCGGAGCCCGAACATCTCCTGGCTCTTCCACTTCCGCATCGTCT cGCTCATGTTCCTCCTGGGCGTTCTGGATTTCCTCTTCGTCAGCCACGCTTACCACAGCATCCTCACGCGCGGAGCCTCGGTCCAGCTCGTGTTCGGCTTCGAG TACGCCATCCTCCTGACCATGGTGCTGACCGTCTTCATCAAGTACGTGCTGCACTCCGTCGACCTGCAGAACGAGAACCCCTGGGACAGCAAAGCCGTCTACATGCTCTACACGGAGCTCTTCACGG GCTTCATCAAAGTCCTGCTCTACATGGCCTTCATGACCATCATGATCAAAGTTCACACCTTCCCGCTCTTCGCCATCCGCCCCATGTACCTGGCGATGAG GCAGTTTAAGAAAGCGGTGACGGACGCTATCATGTCGCGCCGGGCCATTCGCAACATGAACACGCT CTACCCCGACGCCAccgcggaggagctgcaggcCGTGGACAACGTCTGCATCATCTGCCGCGAGGAGATGGTGACGGGCGCCAAGCGTTTGCCCTGCAACCACATTTTCCACACCAG ctGCCTGCGGTCGTGGTTCCAGCGCCAGCAGACGTGTCCCACCTGCCGCATGGACGTGCTACGCGCTTCCCTCCCGgcgcagccgccggcgccgcccgaGCAGCCCGAACCGGcccagcagccgccgccgcagaCCCCGCAGGTTCCCCAGCCGCCCAACT TTCCCCAAGGAATCCTGCCCCCTTTTCCTCCGGGGATGTTTCCCTTCTGGCCGCCGGTGGGTCCCTTCCCTCCGGTCCCCGGGGTGCAGCCGGCCAACGGCGCCGAAAACGCCGGAGCCGCCTCGAGCGCGGCTTCAG CCGGCGCCGCGAGGGCCGGGGACGCCGCGGCGACGTCGGAAGCCGCTCCGGCGGGAACGGTGCCCGGGCTTCCCTTCCCGCCGCCCTGGATGGGAATGCCGTGGCCGCCGCTGTTCG gTTTTCCTCCCATGCCGGTGCCGCCGGCCGGCTTCGCGGGGCTGACGGAGGAGGAGCTGCGGGCCATGGAGGGCCACGACCGGCAGAACCTGGAAGCCAGGCTGCAGTGTCTGCAGAACATCCACACGCTCCTGGACGCCGCCATGCTGCAGATCAACCAGTACCTGACGGTCCTGGCGACCATCGG GTCTCctcgccccgctccgccccaaccccctgccgccgcctcctcctcctcgagCCGGGACGCCCCGGCCGCGGAGCCGACCCCGCTCCGCGCGCCGGACGCCGCCTCGGcgcctgctgccgccgccgccccagaGCCCGACTCGACGGCTTCCAACG CCCCCGTGGCCGAACCGctgcccccggcgcccgccgagACGGGGGGAGACGCCGACCCCGacctgccgccgctgccgccgtcgtcgccgccgccgccgctgccgccgccgcggggctgcaaCGGGGCGACGTCCCCCGGCCCCGAGGAcgagccgccggccgcccccgagGACgagccgccggccccccgggagcacgagccgccgccgccgctgccccccgccgaGCCCGCCCCCTCCGACCCGCCCGACTTCGAGCGCTTCTGGCGGGCGGCTCGCGACAACCCCCACGACTTCACCGCCTGGACCGAGCTCCTGCAGTACGTGGAGCAGGAG AACCACATCTTCGCCGCCCGCAAGGCTTTCGACGCCTTCTTCGCCCACTACCCCTACTGCTACGGCTACTGGAAGAAGTACGCGGACATGGAGCGCCGCTTCGACTTCGCCAAGGAGACCGAGGAG ATCCAGGCGCCCGAGGCGTTTCGGGGCGTTACGTGCCGTTTGCCGTCCCCGCTCTCCGCCGTGGGAGATGGACAGCCCGAGGCGTTTGGGGGCGTTTTGCGCCATTCCTGGCCTTGCTTTGTGAGGGAGCGAG GTGTTCGAGCGCGGGCTGCAGTCCATCCCCCTCAGCATGGACCTGTGGATCCACTACGTCTCCTACCTCCAGTCCACCCTGGACATGAACCTCCCCGAGTCCATCCAGAAGATCCGCGG CGTTTTCGAGTCGGCTGTGGCGGCTGCCGGCATGGATTTCCGCTCCGACAAGCTCTGGGAGCTCTACGTGGAGTGGGAGCGGGAGCAGGGCGACCTCCGGGCCATCACCGGCATCTACGACCGGGTGCTCTCCATGCCCACCCAGCTCTACAACCACCACTGGGAAAA GTTCAAGGAACACGTGATGCAGAACCCCCCCAAGGACATCCTCTCCCCCGAAGAACTGCTCTGGGTCCAATCCAAGCTGGCTACCGAAACGGTGCCGAAACCGCCGGAGCCGGAAGAGGCGGAGGCTCCGCCGGGAGAGGACCTGCCTCCCGGCGTGGAGACGAAGCCGGACGGCGGCGACGACGCCGAG GAGGATTTAGACCAGAAGATCCGCGAGCTGGTGATCTCCATGCGGCAGCAGATTTACACCCAGAACGAGGCGGAAGTCAGCAAACGCTGGAATTTCGAGGAAGGG ATCAAGAGGCCGTACTTCCACGTGAAGCCGCTGGAACGAGCCCAGCTCAAAAACTGGCGCGACTACCTGGACTACGAGATGGCCGCCGGGTCGCACGAGCGCACCATCGTCCTCTTCGAGCGCTGCGTCATCGCCTGCGCCCTCTACGAGGAGTTTTGGGTCAAG AGGGTGCAGGAAATTCAGAAGAGAG TACACCAGGTACCTGGAGAACCACACCGTGGCGGGGGCTAGGAGCGTCTTCCAGCGAGCCTGCGGCTACCACCTGCCTCGGAAGCCCAATATCCACCTCCTGTGGGCGGCTTTCGAGGAGAAGCAAG GGAACCTGGAGGAAGCGCGCCGCATCCTGCGCTGCTTCGAGGAGGTGGTGCCGGGCCTGGCCATGGTGCGGCTGCGCCGCGTGA